The genomic segment TTTCTCGTAAGGACCCCAATAAATTTAAGAAGACACtaataaaatctcaaatttgagagaggaaaagaagaaagccaAGAAGTACTACTAAACATGGCTCCGGGAAGGTTAGGAAACAGAGATGGCTGGATCTTGACGGCAATGGTTGCGACGGAGTTCTCTAACGTCGGAGTAAACACTCTTGTCAAAGCAGCAACTTCCAAAGGACTTAGCCCATTTGTGGTTCTTGTCTATTCTTACACTTTTGGatctcttcttctacttcctctTACCTTCCTCTCCTTCAGGTTCATCTTCTCATTCTCACCACtctgtttcaaatttttgataAGTAATTGCTCTTATATATAGCCTTATCTCTACAGAACAAGATCTCTCCCTCCATTGACGTTTTCGATCCTATGCAACATGGGGATTCTTGGTCTGATTGCGTAAGTACAATTTCTATTTTGTAATCCTAAATTTAGAAGCAATTTGAATTCATACATCTTCCTAGCTAGGTTTCAAACCACTTGTTGGTTGGTTCTTgaattgtatataaaatatttcaatttcatTTAACTTTTTCAATGGTTCTTGAATTTGATACCTTAACCCGTGTTTGTGCGAGAGTATACTTTAAAAAGCTATGCAAAAATAACACGTATTCAGATAAATTcttacttttataaaaaaaaaaatgtttgtaagaaaaaaaaaatttgtttgtaagaataattatatagaaaaacaattcttactttttttttttttgtatttgttttcataaaaagaACAGAAGTGCATTTCAAATCGCAGGCTACAATGGGATCAAATACAGCTCACCGACTTTATCTTCGGCCATGAGCAATGTCAATCCTGCTTTTACCTTCATCCTCGCCGTTATTTTCCGGTAATCTTTTTCCCCTAAATATCCCAAatagttagttgaaattatttagctttttaaaatgttttataagGTTGGTTGCTTATGTTTTAAGGAATCCAACATAAGTTGTCAATGTAGTTGTTGATTCTCAAAGTTAGTCCAAATAGTCTCTCTTCAATCATGGTAACATTAGGGGCACGTTTCTCGCCGCGAGATCTGCGTTGTGTCCACGGGATTAGATTAAATTTGTACAATGCGTAGaagtttctttttaatattactGAAAACGTGTTGACAAAGCATCACTCATAAACGTGTGGAAACATGGAACGCAAATTACAATAAGATAGGAAACTTTACCAATCAAATCATGCAtatcaacaaaaattatttcaatattGATTTTAATAAGGTATCAAACGTAAACTAATTTAACTTGcacttttttttggtgaagaatGGAGAAAATATCTCTTAAGAAAAAGAGTAGTATAGCCAAAGTGTTGGGGACAATAGTGTCTATAATAGGTGCACTTGTTGTTACTCTTTACCACGGTCCAAAGTTAATGTCTTCACATTCCGATTGGGTCATCGGCGGTGGCCTTCTTGCTCTTCAATACATCCTTGTCTCCGTCTCTTACCTTGTTATGGTATATACACATAAACATTTTTATATccacttaaaaataaaaaatacaatctCGCTACAAGATAATGTTATATCAAGAATATCATTGAATTAGTTTATAACTCTGGCATTCGGGTGAATAATTATAGGCTCACACAATGAGCCGGTACCCATCTGCGGTCGTTGTGACGCTCGTGCACAATGTTTTCGTCGCTGTTGTGTGTGCATTCGTTAGTCTTTTGGCTGAGAAGGACGACCCAAAGGCATGGATCATAAGATTTGACATAACTTTGATTAGCGTTGTAGCAACGGTATTTACCAAAATTTGCAAtactttttggttttagatgTTTGTTCATTTGTTCGTTTTTCTTGGTCTTGATGATAAATGgaataaacaatttttcataGGGGACCTTGAATTCGGGATACTATGTTATACATTCGTGGGCTGTGAGTCATAAGGGACCTGTGTATTTGTCAATGTTCAAACCGGTATCTATACTGATCGCAGCCGCATCAACTTTCATTTTCCTCGGCGAGTCGCTCTACCTTGGAAGGTATAACACAAAgttatctctttttcttcatgATATTAGTTTCACTATGTCCATaatctagtaataaaaaaaaaaaaaaaaaaatcatatttctcacttctcttttttggtttgtttgaatACAGTGTGATAGGAGGAATATTTATCTCAATAGGATTTTATATGGTGTTGTGGGGTAAAACCAAGGATGACAAAGTGGACATTTTAGGAATCATAGAGTCGTCGTCTCCTTCACATAAAGCTCCTCTCTTGGTTTATTAAAAGCAAACTAGATTAGACCAGCGCTACACCGCGGGATactttttataactatttttagatatattgaattattgaaaatataattaaaaaaaagtagattaactgtaaaaactatggtttataCAATGATAAGATAGAAGatgcattaataaaataaagaaaaatctcaaatttaagatgacttataaatatttatatttaaatcgGATAGACTTAAATACTTAATTGTATAATAGACTAACTAACCCTA from the Camelina sativa cultivar DH55 chromosome 12, Cs, whole genome shotgun sequence genome contains:
- the LOC104732817 gene encoding WAT1-related protein At5g40210 isoform X3, yielding MAPGRLGNRDGWILTAMVATEFSNVGVNTLVKAATSKGLSPFVVLVYSYTFGSLLLLPLTFLSFRTRSLPPLTFSILCNMGILGLIALQWDQIQLTDFIFGHEQCQSCFYLHPRRYFPAHTMSRYPSAVVVTLVHNVFVAVVCAFVSLLAEKDDPKAWIIRFDITLISVVATGTLNSGYYVIHSWAVSHKGPVYLSMFKPVSILIAAASTFIFLGESLYLGSVIGGIFISIGFYMVLWGKTKDDKVDILGIIESSSPSHKAPLLVY
- the LOC104732817 gene encoding WAT1-related protein At5g40210 isoform X2; its protein translation is MAPGRLGNRDGWILTAMVATEFSNVGVNTLVKAATSKGLSPFVVLVYSYTFGSLLLLPLTFLSFRTRSLPPLTFSILCNMGILGLIASAFQIAGYNGIKYSSPTLSSAMSNVNPAFTFILAVIFRMEKISLKKKSSIAKVLGTIVSIIGALVVTLYHGPKLMSSHSDWVIGGGLLALQYILVSVSYLVMAHTMSRYPSAVVVTLVHNVFVAVVCAFVSLLAEKDDPKAWIIRFDITLISVVATGTLNSGYYVIHSWAVSHKGPVYLSMFKPVSILIAAASTFIFLGESLYLGR
- the LOC104732817 gene encoding WAT1-related protein At5g40210 isoform X1; the protein is MAPGRLGNRDGWILTAMVATEFSNVGVNTLVKAATSKGLSPFVVLVYSYTFGSLLLLPLTFLSFRTRSLPPLTFSILCNMGILGLIASAFQIAGYNGIKYSSPTLSSAMSNVNPAFTFILAVIFRMEKISLKKKSSIAKVLGTIVSIIGALVVTLYHGPKLMSSHSDWVIGGGLLALQYILVSVSYLVMAHTMSRYPSAVVVTLVHNVFVAVVCAFVSLLAEKDDPKAWIIRFDITLISVVATGTLNSGYYVIHSWAVSHKGPVYLSMFKPVSILIAAASTFIFLGESLYLGSVIGGIFISIGFYMVLWGKTKDDKVDILGIIESSSPSHKAPLLVY